In Desulforamulus hydrothermalis Lam5 = DSM 18033, a genomic segment contains:
- a CDS encoding NAD(P)/FAD-dependent oxidoreductase: MEGIKIKDRFDLAIVGCGPAGLSAAVNAAIRKKKVGIFGTDFCSPKLHHAPHIDNYLGLHSITGEELRQRFLHHVKSLGLQILELKVSGVYPETAGFTLQARDVFYQAQTVILATGVSAVQPIEGEADYLGRGVSYCATCDGPLYQGKKVIVLAYNREGLEEANFLAEIASQVILVDRVKKDQAQGIKLHPNIKTVQGKPMGIIGDMWATGVALEDQSITADGIFIIRDAVLPDQLVPGLQVSNTGIIVDRHCATNLPGVFAAGDCTGAPYQLSKAVGEGQVAALSAVKYLDDLKHKA; encoded by the coding sequence GTGGAAGGAATAAAAATAAAAGACCGGTTTGACCTTGCCATCGTCGGCTGTGGTCCGGCCGGCTTATCAGCAGCGGTTAATGCTGCCATTCGCAAAAAAAAGGTGGGTATTTTTGGTACCGACTTTTGTAGTCCCAAACTGCACCACGCACCGCATATAGATAATTATTTAGGATTACATAGTATTACCGGCGAAGAACTGCGGCAGAGATTTTTGCATCACGTTAAGTCCTTGGGTTTGCAAATACTGGAGCTTAAAGTGTCGGGCGTATACCCTGAAACCGCAGGTTTTACCCTGCAGGCGCGGGACGTATTTTATCAAGCCCAAACTGTTATTTTAGCCACCGGTGTCAGCGCAGTGCAGCCCATTGAAGGGGAAGCGGACTACCTGGGACGGGGGGTCAGCTACTGTGCTACCTGTGACGGTCCCCTTTATCAAGGGAAAAAGGTTATAGTGCTGGCTTATAACCGGGAAGGATTGGAAGAAGCCAACTTCCTGGCAGAAATTGCCTCGCAAGTAATACTGGTTGACCGGGTAAAAAAAGATCAGGCCCAAGGTATTAAGCTGCATCCTAATATCAAAACAGTACAAGGCAAACCGATGGGTATTATCGGCGATATGTGGGCAACCGGTGTGGCACTGGAAGACCAAAGTATTACCGCTGACGGGATTTTTATCATCAGGGACGCCGTCTTGCCGGATCAGCTGGTGCCGGGCCTGCAGGTCAGCAACACAGGCATTATTGTGGATCGCCACTGTGCCACCAACCTGCCTGGGGTATTTGCGGCCGGCGATTGCACCGGTGCGCCTTACCAGTTGAGCAAAGCCGTCGGGGAAGGACAGGTGGCTGCCCTGAGTGCGGTAAAATATCTTGATGATTTAAAACACAAAGCATAA
- a CDS encoding heavy-metal-associated domain-containing protein encodes MAETVILKVEGMSCQHCKRAVENAVRKIPGILAVEAVPEEKTVKITHDGSSLPAAVKEAITEEGYQVVD; translated from the coding sequence GTGGCTGAAACAGTAATTTTAAAAGTAGAGGGCATGAGCTGCCAGCATTGCAAAAGGGCTGTCGAAAACGCTGTGCGAAAAATTCCCGGCATACTGGCAGTGGAAGCCGTGCCGGAAGAAAAAACGGTAAAGATAACTCACGATGGCAGCAGCCTGCCGGCAGCTGTTAAAGAAGCCATTACCGAAGAAGGCTATCAAGTGGTGGACTAA
- a CDS encoding TatD family nuclease-associated radical SAM protein: MEKEFVVSYCIGNSLYLNITNRCYNKCIFCIRQTKTGVGYNLWLSKEPSVQEVLAAVPNPQDYQEIVFCGYGEPLCRLELVRSAAAELKKRGARIIRVNTNGQANLIYGRNIVPELAGLVDVISISLNAQDAATYVKLCQPVQGEQAYYSMLDFVKKCVGVIPRVILSVVAWPGVDLEACRSLAKKLGAEFRLRQPTH, translated from the coding sequence ATGGAAAAAGAATTTGTGGTAAGTTATTGCATAGGTAACAGCTTGTATTTAAACATTACCAACCGGTGTTATAATAAATGCATCTTTTGCATACGGCAGACGAAAACAGGTGTTGGTTATAACTTATGGCTTAGCAAAGAACCGTCTGTTCAGGAAGTATTGGCTGCCGTACCGAATCCGCAAGATTATCAAGAGATTGTTTTTTGTGGTTACGGAGAACCTCTGTGCCGGTTGGAACTGGTGCGGAGCGCAGCGGCTGAATTAAAAAAGAGAGGGGCAAGAATAATTAGAGTAAACACTAACGGGCAGGCCAACCTTATTTACGGGCGCAATATCGTGCCGGAGCTGGCCGGATTGGTGGACGTTATTTCCATATCGTTAAACGCCCAGGATGCCGCTACCTATGTAAAACTTTGTCAGCCCGTACAAGGTGAGCAGGCCTATTATTCTATGCTGGATTTTGTTAAAAAATGTGTGGGTGTGATTCCCCGGGTAATTTTGTCTGTGGTGGCATGGCCGGGAGTTGATCTTGAGGCCTGCCGCTCTTTGGCCAAGAAATTGGGGGCGGAATTCCGTCTCAGACAGCCGACTCACTAA
- a CDS encoding TIGR04086 family membrane protein: MALLKQETPGTPVIHFSSVWRGTLVALVFSLCLSILAGLAYYFTGLSENTMPWVAGGILFVSVVTGSGYAAKRARSKGLFNGLGVGIFTFIIIWLLVGLFLPGQVLLPGALSKFVLTLLAGSLGGMLGIGLAS; the protein is encoded by the coding sequence ATGGCACTCCTGAAACAGGAAACACCCGGCACGCCGGTGATCCATTTCTCCTCCGTCTGGCGCGGCACCCTGGTAGCTCTGGTTTTTTCCCTATGCTTAAGTATTTTGGCCGGACTGGCCTATTATTTTACCGGTTTGTCCGAAAACACCATGCCCTGGGTGGCCGGCGGCATACTTTTTGTCAGTGTGGTTACGGGCAGTGGTTATGCCGCTAAAAGAGCCCGCAGCAAAGGCTTGTTTAACGGGCTGGGGGTCGGCATCTTCACCTTTATTATTATCTGGCTGCTGGTAGGTTTATTTTTGCCCGGACAGGTGTTGCTGCCGGGGGCGTTGAGTAAGTTTGTTTTAACGCTGTTAGCCGGCTCTCTGGGTGGCATGCTTGGTATCGGCCTGGCCTCTTAG
- a CDS encoding two-component system sensor histidine kinase NtrB, with amino-acid sequence MLTLTNQFWIAMFVLQLATFVFTHWLAKTLGLTVAAACCLQVLLAAGPCIMLYRRVTARIKELADKTKTQSPVVFQDLPVPLIVADKRGQITAINDLAGEICGISDLKEPINLFALSFTNDNPLFFLAQTLKDKQVYHEQHYIYQREDDLKYYLLCTAEILKKDGQSAGAMLIALPVTEHSLLSNYLSQRGKLAMISELAAGTAHEIRNPLTTVQGLIQLLSRRFQEGDPAREYVAIMLQEIGQINRIINELLQLARRRTPNLSFASLPAVLDKVLLTVAAEANRRSIIIEKQYNHRLPLMVLDEDQIQQAFWHLASNAIHAMPYGGTLTVAARYLTAEDIMEITFTDTGTGIPREKMTQIFYPFFTTRPEATGLGLPVSYQIIDNHGGRISVKSLPGKGSTFTVKLPLVNYEKAKTP; translated from the coding sequence GTGTTGACTCTGACCAATCAATTTTGGATTGCTATGTTTGTTTTGCAACTGGCAACTTTTGTTTTTACTCACTGGCTGGCCAAAACACTTGGGTTGACAGTAGCGGCTGCCTGTTGTTTACAAGTGCTGCTGGCGGCCGGCCCTTGCATTATGCTTTATCGACGTGTTACTGCCCGGATCAAAGAGTTGGCGGATAAAACTAAAACACAATCTCCGGTTGTGTTTCAGGATCTGCCGGTTCCTTTGATTGTGGCGGACAAGCGGGGGCAGATCACGGCCATTAATGATTTAGCCGGAGAAATATGCGGCATCTCAGATCTTAAAGAGCCTATTAATCTTTTTGCCTTGTCTTTTACCAATGACAATCCGTTATTTTTTTTGGCCCAGACATTAAAAGACAAGCAGGTCTACCATGAACAGCATTATATATACCAGCGTGAAGACGACCTGAAATACTATTTGCTGTGTACAGCAGAAATATTAAAGAAAGACGGACAGTCTGCCGGTGCCATGCTGATCGCTCTGCCGGTAACGGAACATTCACTGTTGAGCAACTATTTAAGCCAGCGGGGCAAGTTAGCTATGATTAGTGAACTGGCGGCCGGCACTGCGCACGAAATTCGCAACCCGCTTACCACTGTACAAGGGTTAATCCAGCTTTTGAGCCGGCGCTTTCAAGAAGGGGACCCGGCCAGGGAATATGTGGCCATAATGCTGCAGGAGATTGGCCAGATTAACCGCATAATTAACGAACTTTTGCAGTTAGCCCGTCGGCGTACGCCTAATCTTAGTTTTGCCTCTTTGCCGGCTGTGCTGGATAAGGTTTTGCTTACGGTGGCGGCAGAAGCCAACCGCCGCAGCATAATAATTGAGAAACAGTACAATCACCGGTTGCCTCTGATGGTATTGGATGAAGACCAGATACAACAAGCATTCTGGCACCTGGCAAGCAACGCCATTCACGCCATGCCTTACGGCGGCACCTTAACAGTAGCGGCCCGTTATCTCACTGCGGAAGATATTATGGAAATTACCTTTACAGATACCGGAACGGGTATCCCCAGGGAAAAAATGACTCAGATTTTTTATCCCTTTTTCACGACCCGGCCGGAAGCCACAGGTTTGGGCTTGCCGGTAAGTTATCAAATCATTGATAACCACGGCGGCAGAATATCTGTCAAGTCGCTACCCGGCAAAGGAAGTACGTTTACCGTCAAACTCCCCCTGGTCAATTACGAGAAAGCAAAGACCCCTTAG
- a CDS encoding heavy metal translocating P-type ATPase, giving the protein MHTEETRLKVTGMSCAACSARLERALGKLPGVTEVRVNLAGEFAAIVYNPAEIKQAEIISKIETVGFGVAMEEAEIRIQGMTCAACSARVEKVLNRLPGVFQATVNLATEKAVVKYNPLAITPADLRRAVREAGYAPVSEMSATPDRERQMREQEISRQKKLFSISALLSLPLLAYMAVMLAGWHQAMDLWIFHPYTQLVLASVVQFGPGIYFYKDAWRTLRGGGANMSVLVALGTSAAYFYSLAATFRGEQIGQTEIYYETGAIIITLVLLGKLLEAQARGRTSEAIRRLMGLQARTAVIIQDGREQEIPVEDVRVGDILLVRPGEKIPVDGIVIEGSSTVDESMLTGESIPSDKQPGDTVIGATVNKLGTFKLQATRVGQDTALAQIIRIVEAAQGSKAPIQRLADVIAAYFVPAVVAVAFVTFALWYLWWQPGQLTQALLAATAVLVIACPCALGLATPTSVMVGTGKGAELGILIKGGEHLEKAHRLNAIVLDKTGTITHGRPKLTKVIPVGAYHGQPTKVLQLAAAVERNSEHPLAKAIVEAAEGQGTNPYTTTAFTAMPGFGVKAETDGNEILIGTDKLMTQYRIDFSSWEADKAELEQQGNTVMLMAVAGQPAGLLAVADTVKEESAAAVKMLLDMGLEVWMLTGDNQRTARSVASQVGITNILAEVLPEEKADKIKELQAQNKCVGMVGDGINDAPALVTADVGFAIGTGTDVAIEAADITLIGGSLWGVVDSIALSRATMKNIRQNLFWALIYNTIGIPVAALGLLNPVLAGAAMAFSSVSVVTNALRLKKFTPPHRVC; this is encoded by the coding sequence GTGCATACCGAAGAAACCCGTTTAAAAGTTACCGGCATGAGCTGTGCCGCTTGCTCCGCCAGATTAGAACGCGCGCTCGGAAAACTGCCGGGCGTGACCGAGGTCCGGGTGAATCTGGCGGGCGAATTTGCTGCCATTGTTTATAACCCTGCGGAAATAAAGCAGGCAGAAATTATCAGTAAAATTGAGACCGTCGGTTTTGGGGTTGCCATGGAAGAAGCAGAGATAAGAATTCAAGGTATGACTTGCGCAGCCTGCTCGGCCAGGGTGGAGAAGGTTTTAAACCGCTTGCCCGGTGTTTTCCAGGCAACAGTAAACCTGGCTACGGAAAAAGCCGTAGTCAAGTATAATCCGCTGGCAATTACGCCTGCCGACCTTCGGCGGGCCGTCAGGGAGGCCGGCTACGCACCTGTTTCTGAAATGTCCGCTACCCCTGACCGGGAGCGTCAGATGAGGGAGCAGGAAATTAGCCGCCAAAAAAAACTGTTCAGTATCTCAGCCCTGCTGTCCCTGCCACTGCTGGCCTATATGGCAGTAATGCTGGCAGGCTGGCATCAGGCCATGGATCTGTGGATCTTTCACCCTTATACCCAGCTTGTCCTTGCTTCGGTGGTTCAGTTTGGCCCCGGCATCTATTTTTATAAAGACGCCTGGCGCACGCTGCGCGGGGGCGGTGCCAACATGTCCGTCCTGGTGGCTCTGGGGACAAGCGCTGCTTACTTTTACAGCCTGGCGGCCACTTTCCGGGGGGAACAGATCGGACAAACAGAGATATATTATGAAACCGGTGCGATAATTATTACCCTGGTCTTACTGGGTAAACTGCTGGAAGCACAGGCCCGGGGCAGGACTTCGGAAGCTATCCGCCGCTTAATGGGATTACAGGCGAGAACCGCCGTCATTATTCAGGACGGCCGCGAACAGGAAATACCGGTGGAAGATGTCCGGGTAGGAGATATCCTGCTGGTACGGCCCGGTGAAAAGATACCCGTGGACGGTATCGTCATTGAAGGATCGTCCACAGTGGATGAGAGTATGCTGACCGGTGAAAGCATACCCTCCGATAAACAGCCAGGCGACACTGTAATAGGCGCCACTGTCAATAAATTGGGAACTTTTAAGCTGCAAGCCACCCGGGTAGGGCAAGATACTGCCCTGGCCCAAATTATTCGCATAGTTGAAGCAGCCCAAGGCAGCAAGGCGCCGATCCAACGGCTGGCGGACGTTATCGCGGCATATTTTGTGCCGGCAGTGGTGGCTGTGGCCTTTGTTACTTTTGCCCTCTGGTACTTGTGGTGGCAGCCCGGTCAGCTAACCCAGGCTCTTTTAGCTGCCACTGCGGTGCTGGTTATTGCTTGTCCCTGCGCCCTTGGCCTGGCCACACCAACCTCAGTCATGGTGGGTACCGGCAAAGGTGCAGAATTGGGGATTTTGATCAAAGGCGGCGAACATTTGGAGAAAGCTCATCGTCTGAATGCCATTGTTTTAGATAAAACCGGTACCATCACCCATGGCCGGCCCAAACTTACCAAGGTCATACCTGTAGGCGCATATCACGGGCAACCAACCAAAGTGTTGCAACTGGCGGCCGCTGTAGAGCGAAATTCGGAACACCCGCTGGCCAAGGCGATTGTGGAGGCTGCTGAGGGGCAGGGGACTAATCCCTATACGACAACTGCCTTCACAGCAATGCCTGGTTTTGGGGTTAAAGCTGAGACAGACGGCAACGAAATTCTCATAGGTACTGACAAATTAATGACTCAGTACCGCATTGATTTTTCCTCCTGGGAAGCTGACAAAGCAGAGTTGGAGCAGCAAGGCAATACTGTTATGCTGATGGCTGTGGCCGGTCAGCCTGCCGGACTGCTGGCAGTGGCAGATACAGTTAAGGAGGAATCCGCTGCTGCTGTGAAAATGCTGCTGGACATGGGTCTGGAAGTTTGGATGCTTACCGGCGATAACCAGAGAACGGCTCGCTCCGTCGCATCTCAGGTTGGTATTACAAATATTTTGGCTGAAGTGTTGCCGGAAGAAAAGGCAGACAAAATAAAGGAACTGCAGGCACAAAATAAATGTGTAGGAATGGTGGGGGACGGCATTAACGATGCGCCGGCCCTGGTTACGGCAGATGTTGGTTTTGCCATTGGCACCGGCACGGATGTGGCCATCGAAGCGGCAGACATAACCTTAATTGGCGGCAGCCTGTGGGGAGTGGTGGACAGCATTGCACTCTCCCGGGCTACCATGAAAAACATCCGACAAAACCTGTTCTGGGCCTTAATTTATAATACCATTGGCATTCCGGTGGCAGCCTTGGGATTACTGAACCCCGTTTTGGCCGGGGCGGCCATGGCTTTCAGTTCGGTGTCGGTGGTTACCAATGCACTGCGGTTAAAGAAATTCACCCCACCTCACCGGGTATGCTAA
- a CDS encoding LAS seventeen-binding protein 3, whose translation MKRQKPKENFAAGKKFVQEPTGSATKIKVDGQGDYDFYQPANTGNSGSGDNPLAE comes from the coding sequence ATGAAACGACAGAAACCAAAAGAAAATTTCGCTGCCGGTAAAAAATTTGTTCAGGAACCCACTGGGTCAGCCACAAAAATTAAGGTTGACGGCCAAGGTGATTATGATTTTTATCAGCCTGCCAATACAGGCAATTCGGGCAGCGGCGACAATCCTTTGGCAGAATAA
- the pssA gene encoding CDP-diacylglycerol--serine O-phosphatidyltransferase — MKGQHIPSLFTLGNLLFGVFALVLALDQAYMQGGIMILLAGLMDYLDGKVARKLQVTSDFGKELDSLADLVSFGVAPAILAYALQLSDWGYLGLAIALAFVMCGALRLARFNVTTFTGSFMGVPITVAGGIIALIIIYLGKLPALVLPMAMLLLSYLMISKIKVPKF, encoded by the coding sequence ATGAAGGGACAACACATACCCAGTTTATTTACACTGGGAAATTTATTGTTTGGTGTTTTTGCTTTGGTACTGGCGTTAGATCAGGCGTACATGCAGGGTGGCATAATGATTTTGCTGGCCGGCTTAATGGATTACCTGGACGGCAAAGTGGCCAGAAAACTTCAGGTCACCTCAGATTTTGGCAAAGAATTGGATTCCCTGGCTGATCTGGTTTCTTTTGGCGTAGCCCCGGCCATTCTGGCTTATGCCCTGCAGTTATCCGATTGGGGGTATCTGGGGCTGGCCATCGCACTGGCCTTTGTTATGTGTGGCGCCTTGCGTTTAGCCCGTTTTAATGTAACAACTTTTACCGGCAGTTTTATGGGGGTGCCCATCACTGTGGCCGGCGGCATAATCGCCTTGATTATAATTTACCTAGGCAAACTGCCGGCATTGGTTCTTCCCATGGCTATGCTGTTGCTCTCATATTTAATGATCAGTAAAATCAAAGTACCAAAGTTCTAA
- a CDS encoding GCN5-related N-acetyltransferase — protein MQVLPAPNSDLIGLQKNLEQMLGHPLCFIKHVLFPGCIYLTSYQHNDEIEEENFYLIYEMQKDRGGLPQAKIHFLQIPLGLRKKQLGSRVYRLLEALLVKQGCASVVLEARVNSLNPSDNSVGFWGRQGFVPGVHYAFDDENFPMIKRLG, from the coding sequence ATGCAGGTATTGCCTGCTCCCAACAGCGATCTGATTGGCTTGCAAAAAAATTTGGAACAAATGTTGGGGCATCCCCTTTGTTTTATAAAGCATGTGCTTTTCCCAGGCTGTATTTATCTTACTTCCTATCAACATAATGATGAAATTGAAGAAGAAAATTTTTATTTAATTTATGAAATGCAAAAAGACCGGGGGGGGCTTCCCCAGGCCAAAATTCATTTCCTGCAGATACCCCTGGGTTTGAGAAAAAAACAGTTGGGCAGCAGGGTTTATCGTTTATTGGAGGCTCTTTTGGTTAAACAAGGATGCGCCTCCGTTGTGCTGGAGGCTAGGGTTAATTCTCTAAACCCCAGTGATAATTCCGTAGGTTTTTGGGGGCGGCAGGGCTTTGTACCGGGTGTGCATTATGCCTTTGATGATGAAAATTTTCCGATGATTAAAAGGCTGGGATAA